The Desulfonatronum lacustre DSM 10312 region AGCAGCGCCGCCAGGAGCACTGCAATAATGCCTTACCGATCTCTGATCGCTTCCTCAGCCGTATTGCCTTCCCGGCTGCCCCTGAAAGAATTCGTTGACCGCCTGGCTGACGTAGAGTTTGACCTCTTGCTCGCCTTCCTCCAGCAGAACGTTCGACTCGGCGAACAGGCCCAGATCCTCGGCCACGTCCTCCCAGTGTTTTTTCATTTTCGCGATATCGGGATCCCCGACATCAAACCGCCTGATGGCTACCCAAGACATGGTCGCCTCCTTTATTGTTGTTGGTTGGTGTACACGAATAGGATCGGCCCGAGTGCGCAATGTGCGTCATGGACGCACATTGCGTCGCGAGCCGCATCGAATCGCCCAGCAATAATTGCCCCCATGGTTCAAGTCAATTTTGTTGCATTTCTCCCTGCCCGAGGCTATGCGTCGAGGTCATGTCGGGTTGCTTTTCTCAGGATGCAAGCATGTTGAATGGTATTCCGGTAACGCTGGATGGAACGGATGGAGTTGAGATGGAATCAAGGACCGTGGAGGAGAACAAGAGCGAATACGTCGGGTCCGTTCTCCTGATCGAACCCGATGCGGGCATGGCCCGGGCCATGGAGTCCGAATTGGCCAGGGGCAAGTTCGCCGTCCGCGTGGTCCGGAGCCACCTCGGGGCCTTGGGAATGATTGAGGATCTGCGAGAACCGCACGTGGTGCTCGTCCCGGCCGAAGCCACGGATATCGACGGGTTTGATTTCGTCCACCTGGTTCGACACCGCAACCGCTTCCTGGGGCAGTGCCTGCCGATCATCATGGTCGGTTCCGGGGACAATTTCGCCAGAATTGCTCGCAGTGACGATGGCGGGATCGACGATTTCCTGTTGCGTCCGTACTTTCCTGGAGAACTGGCCTGGCGGGTGCGCAAAGCCTGGAAGGTTCTGGAGAAGCGGCGCCAATCAGCCTCCCTGGAATACATGGACACGTCCTCCGGCATCCTGACCCCGGCCGGGCTGAAGCGCGCCATCCATGAGGAGTTGAACAAGTCGTTTCGTAAACGGGCCTGTTTTTCCCTGGCGGTGATCGCGTTTCATCGCTTGGAAGACGTGCATCTGAACTACGGGCTGATGATGGCCGAATGGATGGAGCGGGACCTCTCCGTTAAAGTCCGGCTTTCCCTACGCAGTTACGACCGGTTGGGCAAAATTGAGTTCGGGAGGTATTGTGTGCTGGCCCCGGACGTGGACCGGGAGCACCTGCAAATGCTGAGCTATCGCCTGAGCGAACAGGTCAGGGATTGGAACGAGTCCGTGTCCAGGAATTCCCATATTCGCACACCCCTGGAGCCGAAAATCCGCCCTCTGACCGTTCTTCCCCAATTTGAACCCCACCATCTGACCAAGGCCGCGACCTTGCTCTGGGACTGGGTAGAGCAGCATGAAGGCCATGTGGATATTCCCCGGGCCGAGTTTTCCGAAATTGCCCTGACCCCGAAGGTCGTCATGGAACGTCTTTTACCCGGCTTTTCATCCGGCAGCGGTATTCCGCTCGACCATCCGCAACGCCCATGACCGTCGCCCCGACCTCCCCATTGCAAGGCGAAGTGTTGTTTCGCCAAGGACGCTTTCAGGATGCGGTGCAATCCTTGCTGGATGAATATCGTGGAGGCAGGAAGACCTTTGCGGTAACCACCCTGCTGATCCAATCCATGCGTGCCCTGGGGCAGCACCGGGAAATGGCCGACTTTCTGGCCAAGGCGGTGATGGAATCCTCGCTTTCCATGCCCGAGCAAGCCGCGCTCTACTATCAGCTGGGTCAGGCCTTGTTCCAGGCCAAGGACATGACCCAGGCCAAGCAGGCTTTTTGGCAGGCCCATCGGCTGAACCCGAACCATCCGGGACTGGCAGAAAAATTGAAAGCCATCGGCCATCGGGAGCTTCGGCCGCAACACCGCTACAGCCTGTTGGTGTCCCGTGGCCTGCTGACCGAGGACCAACTCGCGGAAATGACCCAGGCCGCCAAGGATGCCGGCGAGGATCTGGACCAATATCTGCTCAGGGAAGTGAAGCTGGACAAGACCGTGCTGGGCGAGTCCTTGTCCGCGTTCTACGAAGTGCCCTTCGTGCCCTTTGATCCGAATGTCGACGCGCCCTTTGAACTGCTGGAAAAACGCAAGCTGGACCCGGATTACCTGAAACGTTCCGGCTGGACCCCGCTGGCTGTGGACGGCAACTCCATCACCGTGTTGATGGCCAACCCTTTTGATCACGCCCGGCTGGACGAGATCCGGTTCATTTTCGGCACCAGCCGGATCGAGCCCAAGGTCGCTCTGGCCTTGGACATCCAGGGTTTCATCGACTTGTTCTACCGCAGCCTGGGGTCCGAAGAACTGATGGAACTCGGGGACTCAATGGAGGCCCAGACCGACGAGGAACTTGAAGCGGACCTGGACGAGGAAACCGGGGTCTCGGACTCCGAGGTCGTGCGCCTGGTCAACGCCCTGCTGGTGGAAGCCTGGCGCCGCAACGCCTCTGACATTCACATCGAGCCCGACCCTCAGAATCGCTATTGCACGGTGCGCTTTCGGATTGATGGCAGTTGCCACGAATTCCGCAAGATCCGCGCGGGGATGGCCAAGCCGCTGATTTCCCGGGTCAAGATCATGGCCCATCTGAACATCGCCGAGCGTCGGCTGCCCCAGGACGGCAAGATCAAGATGCGCCTGCCCGAACTGGGCAAGATTGTCGAATTCCGGGTGGCCATCCTGCCGACCATCGAGAATCACGAAGACGTGGTTCTGCGTGTGCTGGCCTCGGGCAAGCCCTTGCCTTTGGAACGGCTGGGCATGTCCGACGAGAACCTGGCCAAGTTCAAGTCCTCGGTTTACAAGCCCTATGGGCTGATCATCGTGGTCGGGCCCACCGGTTCCGGAAAAACCACGACCTTGCATTCGGCCATCAGCTACATCAACACCCCGGAGCGCAAGATCTGGACCGCGGAGGACCCGGTGGAAATCACCCAGGAAGGGCTGCGCCAAGTTCAGATCAATCCGAAAATCGGCCTGGACTTCGCCACCACCCTGCGCTCTTTCCTCCGGGCCGACCCGGACGTGATCATGATCGGCGAGATGCGCGACGCGGAGACCGCGCACATCGGGGTCCAGGCTTCGCTGACCGGGCACATGGTCTTTTCCACCCTGCACACCAATTCCGCGCCCGAAACCATCACCCGTCTGCTGGACATGGATCTTGACCCCTTCAATTTCGCGGACTCCCTGCTCTGCGTCGTGGCCCAGCGCCTGATCAAAACCCTGTGCCCCCAGTGCAAGGAGGCCTATCGTCCGGACAAGCAGGAGGTGGACGACCTGGCCAAGGAGTTTGGGCCGGGCTTTGAGCAGTACATTCCCATGTCCCGGGAAATCTCCCTGTATCGGGCCAAGGGCTGCGGGCAGTGCAACCATGGGTACCGCGGCAGAACGGGGGTCCACGAACTGATGACCAGCTCCACGCAGATCAAGAACCTGATCAAGCGCCGCGGCCACACGGAAGAAATTCGGGACCAGGCCGTGGCCGACGGGATGCTGACCCTGAAGCAGGACGCCCTGCTCAAAGTGCTCCAGGGTTTCACGGACATGGCCCAGGTGCGCTCGGTCAGCGGATGGTAAGCAAACCTTTCAACGAATCAGAATCGAAATTCGCGGCCGAACAGCCGTGGATAATCTTGAGGAGAACGTCGTAAATGGAACTATCGTCCGTCGTTGAACTGCTTTTCACGGCCCAGGGCCCGTCCGAATGGGCCCACTGGCCCTTTGGCCCGTCGTTTGTCGGAAGCTGGCTGAACATGCTCACGAAGTTCGTCTTCATCGGCCTCGTGCTGGCCTTGATGATGTACCTGCTGCGGTATTTGTTCGGACCCGGCGGTCCCATGAGGGATGAAGGCCTGGACGCATCCCCTGATGAGCAGGTCCTTGAGCAGGCCTTGGCCGTGTTGCGCAAACGGATGATGGAAGGGCGCATCGAACCCGAGGATTTCGAACGGGCCAGGAAACTCATGGAGCAGTGACCGGCATGGACATGGAAGCCCCAGTCCTTGCCTTGGTGGGCTTTGCCCGGGAACATTTCCCCGCTGATGCGCAAGACCGGGCCAACATGGCCCTCAAGCTGGATCACTGCCTGCGGGTCTTTCAGGAGGCCGAAACGATCACGACCCGGGAAGGCCTCTCCCCGAACGCGACCCGCCGGTCGCTGTGGGCCGCCTTGTTCCACGACGTGGGACGGTTTCCGCAGTACGTAGCCTATAAAACCTTCGACGACCGCAAATCCACGGATCATGGACGTCTCGGGGTCCGGACCCTGAAGCGACGCAGCCTGCTGGAATCCCTGGACGAACAGGACCGCAAAGCCGTGCTGACGGCGGTGATCCTGCACAACAAGCGCTTCTTGCCCCCTGATCTGCCGGACCAGGCCGCGGTCCCGGCCCGGGTGGTCCGGGACGCGGACAAACTGGACATCTTCCAGGTGATGCTTGAACATCTGCGTCCCGGCGCATGGAACAACCCGGTGGTCACCCTGGGATTGCGCGACGAGCCCGGCGTTTGCACGGATGCGCTGGTGGACCAGATTCTGGCCCGAAAACTGGGCGACTATGCCAGGATGCGCACGCTCAACGACTTCCGGCTGCTGCTGTGCAGCTGGGCCTTCGATCTGAACTTCCCCGCCTCCAGACAGGCCGTTCAAGAGCGCGGCTACCTGAACGAACTTCTAGACGAACTCCCGGACCTGCCCAAAATTCGTCGCGTGCGGGAAACCGTGCTTTTTGCTTTGGAACGGAAGTAATCGCCGTTTCAGGGCCGGAACCGTCTCTCGCCAAATAAAAACACTCCGCCCAGCATGGCGGCCGGAGAGCAGCGCTGTCCAGACGCCACGCCGCGGCTACAGCAGATCGTTGATGTTGATGGGCTTGCCGCAGTTTGGACAGCGCATCAGTTTGGTCATTTTGGCCCGGGGTTGATACAGGTGCCGGATGCCCTTCTTCGTGATCACATACGCCACCATGACCGGATGACCGCATTCACAGAACCGCTGTTGCATTGGAATGTCTCCTTGTGTTTACAAAAGTAAATCAACAGGGCAAAAAAAATATCAGGCGTAGCTCCGACTGCTCCACAGAACCCGACCAATGACCCGCAACGTCTCGACCTCGTCGCCCTGCAAGGTGACCGGCTGATAGCGTTGATTGGTGCTGTAAAGCGTAATCAGGCCGGGACGGGCCTGGACTCTTTTGATCTGCAACACGTCCGCCAAGCCGACCACGTAGAGGTTGTTGTTCAGAACTCCGGTTTGGCTTTGATCAAGCAGGATGCTGTCGCCGGGTTCCAACTCCGGAGACATGCTGTCGCCGACCACGTCCATGACCACCATGTGTTCCGGCCGGCCTTTCCTGGCGACCCATTTCCGATCAAAAGGAATTTCATCGACGATATTGTCCCGCACGTCCAAGGAACCGATGCCGGCGCAGGCCCTGGCCGAGACCTTGGGGATGTATCGGGTCTTGTGCTTGTCGGCCTGATACACCGGTCCGATTCCGGTTTTCAGCCACTCCGGATTCACCCCGAACATGCTGGAAAGGGTCAGTGCCCAGCCTTTGGGCACGCCTCGCGTCTTGGCCAGGGTGATGGCCGGGGGTTCGATGCCCAGGAGGTTGGCCAAGTCTTTTTGGCTGCCGATCTCGGCGACCTGGGATGCGCGTTTGAAGAAATCGTCGAATTTCATGGGGTAGCCTTGGGACGGACTGTTTACAAAAGTTAACGACTTGTCAAGCCCCTAGGCATCCTCCATGATGAGCTATCATTTTCCAGCAGATGGGAATTGTTTGAGAAAGGAGGGAACACTCGTGGCGATTATTTCCAAGGACAGATTGGAAGTGATGACGTTGCACTGGAAAAGCTACTTTGATGAGGACTGAAACGCTATGCACCTGAAACCTTTTCGATTGGAGCGATATTTCGCCAAATATGAATTCACGGCTCCATTTCTGCTCTGTACCTCGGACAGCGAGAGCATGTCTCTGGGCGAACTGCTGGCCATGGAACCCGATGCCGAGCGGCGTTTCCAGGCGCTTTGGCTGGGCTACACGGAATCGCTTGGCGATCCTGAACTGCGGCGCGAAATCGCGGCGCTGTACGACACGGTATCCGCGGAGCATGTTCTTGTTCACGCCGGGGCTGAAGAGGCGATCTTCAACTTCATGCATGTCGCGCTGGAGCCGGGGGATCACGTCGTCGTGCATGCGCCGTATTATCAATCCCTGGGTGAGGTGGCCCTGAGTATTGGCGCGCATGTCGTCCCGTGGCGCGGCGATCCGGAGCGGGGCTGGGCCCTGGAGATCGACGACCTCGTGCCGCTGTTGACCCCGCGCACGAAATTGGTGGTGGTTAATTTCCCACACAATCCAACGGGCTTTCTGCCGTCCGCGGCATTTGTCGGGGAACTGGCCGCGCTGTCCAAACAGCATGGCTTCATCACCTTTGCCGATGAGGTCTACCGGGGCCTGGAGCTTGATCCTTCCCGTCGCTTGCCGGGCTTCGTGGACCTGGACGAACGGGCCGTCTCCCTGGGGGTGATGTCCAAGGCCTACGGCCTGGCCGGATTGCGCATCGGTTGGATTGCCACCCACGACAGGGAGCTGTATCGGAAAATGGCCGCCTTCAAGGACTACACCACCATCTGCAACAGCGCTCCCAGCGAGTTTCTGGCCGCCTTGGCGCTACGCAACGCCGCTGGGATCATCCAGCGGAACCTGGAAATCGTCCGCTCCAACCTGGATACTCTGGACGCCTTTTTCGCCGAACATGCCCGCTGGTTCGACTGGCAACGACCTCCTGCCGGTACGGTGGCCTTTCCGCGACTGAAAGGCACCGATGTGGACAGGTTCTGCGCCGATCTCGTGGAGCGGGCCGGGGTGCTGTTGCTTCCGGGAACACTGTATGAGCCGGGGTTGAACCATTTCCGGGTCGGATACGGTCGACGCAACCTGCCTCAGGCCTTGAACCAACTGGCTTCCTATCTGGCGACATCCTGAAGCCGGGCTGAAACCGCGCTGGCCGGGCCTTTTTGGTACAGCGACATTTCACGTTGACGTCTCGACGTATTGCCGCAATCGGCTCTCCCGTGCTTCGGAGGCCAGGGCCTTCCAGATGTTGTAGCACATGAACAGCAGGACGAAGTTGAACGGCAGGGCTGCGGTGATGGCCATGCGTTGCAGGGCGGTCAGGCCTCCGGAAACGAGCAGGATGGCGGCAACGGAGGATTGGGTGATTCCCCAGGTGATTTTCTTGGCCAGGGAGGGGTTGGGCGATCCTTTGCTGGTCATGATGCCCAGGACAAAGGTGGCCGAGTCCGCCGACGTCACGAAAAAGACGATCAACAGTACCAGGGCGGCGTTGGACAGGATCAGCGCGCCGGGAAAATGGTCGAAGACCAGAAACAGGCCCGTGGACACGTCGTTTTGGACCGCCATGCCGATGTTCGTCCCTTGTTCCAGCTCCAGGAACAACGAGGCCCCTCCGAACACGCTGAACCAGACAAAGGTCAGCAAGGTCGGCACCAGCAGGGCTCCGCTGACAAACTCCCGGATGGTCCGGCCACGGGAAATCCTGGCCACGAAGATGCCCACGAAGGGCGACCAGGCGATCCACCAGGCCCAGTAGAACAGGGTCCAGTTCTTGTACCATTCCTGTCCCAGGAACGGATTCACCGCCAGGCTCATTTCCAGCACGTTGCCCACGTATCCGCCGATGGTGTCGGTAAACACATTGAGAATGTACGAGGTCGGTCCGGCGATCAGCATGAACAGAAGCAGGACAAAGGCCAGGAGGATATTGGTCTTGCTCAGGGTCTGAATGCCCTTGTCCAGGCCCACCGCGGCGGAAACCATGAATAGAAGCGTCGTAACCAGGATGATCAGCAGCGTGTAGCCGGTGGAGGAAGGCAGGCCGTAGAGGTGTTCCAGGCCGCTGTTGATCTGGATCGCGCCAAGCCCCAGGGAGGTGGCGATTCCGAAGATGGTGGCGAAAACGGCCATGATGTCGATGAAGTGGCCGATGGGACCGTAAATACGGTCGCCGAGCATGGGATAGAAGCAGGAACTGATCAGGGGCGGCATGCCGCGACGGAAGGAAAAATAGGCGATGCCCAGGCTCATCACGATATAGATCGCCCAGGGATGCAGGCCCCAGTGAAAGAAACTGTAGCGCATGGCGAACGTCGCCGCCTGTCCGGTTTCCGGCTGGATGAATTCCGGCGGGTCCATGTAGTGACTCAGGGGTTCGGCCACGCCCCAGAAAATCAGGCCGATGCCCATTCCAGCGGCGAACAACATGCTGAACCAGCCGAAGTAGGTGTACTCGGGCTTTTCATGATCCCGCCCCAATTTGATCTCGCCGTATCTGCTCAAAGCCAGGACCAGGCAGAACACCAGGAAGAAAAAGCCGGAGAGCATGTACGCCCAGCCGAAATGGGCGATGATCGCCCCGTGGAGGGCGGCGGAAGTACGGTCCAGAAATGCCGGATCAATCACCCCGGCAAGAACGAACACGACGACAATGACCAACGAGGTCAGAAAGACCTTGTCTTGGAACATACGAGACTCCCATCTGTTGGGATGGTTGGCGGGCTTTGTCAATACAGTCAGGGAATCAGCAAAACGGAACTGGACACCCCGGATGTGACCCGAGAGCAGGTGGAACCGAGCAGTTTGGAAGGGAACGGTTCATTGAGTCGCCCCAGGACGACCAGATCGGCCTGGATCTGCTCGACGACATCAATGATGTGTTTGGCCGGTGAGCCGATCCGGGAGATCAGGGCGACTTCCTGGAAGTCGTCCGTGAATTTTGCGCGCAGCTCATTGAGCAACATTTCGACGTTTTCCCTGCGCAGCTGCTCCGTGTCCGGGTCAGAGGCCCGTTCGCCCACATGGAGGATGGTCAGCTTGGAAACGAAACGGCCCAGCATGCGCACATACAGCCAGACCCGGCTCGCCGCTTTGCGAAAGTCCGTGGCAAAGACAATATTGTGAACCTTCTCTGTCCGGACCAGCACCGGGCGCTGTTTGTGAATGAAGACCGGAATATCGGAAAGGCGGATGACGTCTTCGGTCGTGCTCCCTAATAATGACGAAACCAGGACGTTCTTTCGACTGGCGGGCAGGTAGATCACGTCCGCGGCCAACTCCATGGCGGTCCGGGTGATCTCCGAGGCCACATGACCTTGCGTGACCACGGACTTGGCCTGGATGCCCACCTGGTTCAGCTCGTCGGCAAGGTGCGCCAATCGCGACTGGACCATGTCCTTGTCGCCGAGCCCGGGGTTCATCACATGGACCAGAACAATCTCCCGGCCGCCGAATCGTTCGATGAATGATGAGCGGATCTTTACATCAGTGAGGGATTCGCTCAGGTCCACCGGCTGCACAATTATTTTCAGCATCGCACTCCTCTGGCGGATCGGATCACGTTTCTGGAAACGGGTATCCAAAGTCAGCCGACCGCCCTCCGGATCAAAGGAAATATCAAGGCGTGTGGTACCTACTCAGCTCATTTTGTATCCGCCCTTGCTCCGGCAATCGGAGTCGGGGTCGCTATCGGAATCGGAATCGGAACAGCAAAAATTTTGAACGCTTCCCAGCGTTTTCGATCCCGATAGCGAAGCGCCGATCCCGACTCCGACCCCGACAACGGCGTTACTCTATGCTGAA contains the following coding sequences:
- a CDS encoding response regulator gives rise to the protein MESRTVEENKSEYVGSVLLIEPDAGMARAMESELARGKFAVRVVRSHLGALGMIEDLREPHVVLVPAEATDIDGFDFVHLVRHRNRFLGQCLPIIMVGSGDNFARIARSDDGGIDDFLLRPYFPGELAWRVRKAWKVLEKRRQSASLEYMDTSSGILTPAGLKRAIHEELNKSFRKRACFSLAVIAFHRLEDVHLNYGLMMAEWMERDLSVKVRLSLRSYDRLGKIEFGRYCVLAPDVDREHLQMLSYRLSEQVRDWNESVSRNSHIRTPLEPKIRPLTVLPQFEPHHLTKAATLLWDWVEQHEGHVDIPRAEFSEIALTPKVVMERLLPGFSSGSGIPLDHPQRP
- a CDS encoding ATPase, T2SS/T4P/T4SS family; translated protein: MTVAPTSPLQGEVLFRQGRFQDAVQSLLDEYRGGRKTFAVTTLLIQSMRALGQHREMADFLAKAVMESSLSMPEQAALYYQLGQALFQAKDMTQAKQAFWQAHRLNPNHPGLAEKLKAIGHRELRPQHRYSLLVSRGLLTEDQLAEMTQAAKDAGEDLDQYLLREVKLDKTVLGESLSAFYEVPFVPFDPNVDAPFELLEKRKLDPDYLKRSGWTPLAVDGNSITVLMANPFDHARLDEIRFIFGTSRIEPKVALALDIQGFIDLFYRSLGSEELMELGDSMEAQTDEELEADLDEETGVSDSEVVRLVNALLVEAWRRNASDIHIEPDPQNRYCTVRFRIDGSCHEFRKIRAGMAKPLISRVKIMAHLNIAERRLPQDGKIKMRLPELGKIVEFRVAILPTIENHEDVVLRVLASGKPLPLERLGMSDENLAKFKSSVYKPYGLIIVVGPTGSGKTTTLHSAISYINTPERKIWTAEDPVEITQEGLRQVQINPKIGLDFATTLRSFLRADPDVIMIGEMRDAETAHIGVQASLTGHMVFSTLHTNSAPETITRLLDMDLDPFNFADSLLCVVAQRLIKTLCPQCKEAYRPDKQEVDDLAKEFGPGFEQYIPMSREISLYRAKGCGQCNHGYRGRTGVHELMTSSTQIKNLIKRRGHTEEIRDQAVADGMLTLKQDALLKVLQGFTDMAQVRSVSGW
- a CDS encoding HD domain-containing protein; amino-acid sequence: MDMEAPVLALVGFAREHFPADAQDRANMALKLDHCLRVFQEAETITTREGLSPNATRRSLWAALFHDVGRFPQYVAYKTFDDRKSTDHGRLGVRTLKRRSLLESLDEQDRKAVLTAVILHNKRFLPPDLPDQAAVPARVVRDADKLDIFQVMLEHLRPGAWNNPVVTLGLRDEPGVCTDALVDQILARKLGDYARMRTLNDFRLLLCSWAFDLNFPASRQAVQERGYLNELLDELPDLPKIRRVRETVLFALERK
- a CDS encoding LexA family transcriptional regulator yields the protein MKFDDFFKRASQVAEIGSQKDLANLLGIEPPAITLAKTRGVPKGWALTLSSMFGVNPEWLKTGIGPVYQADKHKTRYIPKVSARACAGIGSLDVRDNIVDEIPFDRKWVARKGRPEHMVVMDVVGDSMSPELEPGDSILLDQSQTGVLNNNLYVVGLADVLQIKRVQARPGLITLYSTNQRYQPVTLQGDEVETLRVIGRVLWSSRSYA
- a CDS encoding aminotransferase class I/II-fold pyridoxal phosphate-dependent enzyme, with translation MHLKPFRLERYFAKYEFTAPFLLCTSDSESMSLGELLAMEPDAERRFQALWLGYTESLGDPELRREIAALYDTVSAEHVLVHAGAEEAIFNFMHVALEPGDHVVVHAPYYQSLGEVALSIGAHVVPWRGDPERGWALEIDDLVPLLTPRTKLVVVNFPHNPTGFLPSAAFVGELAALSKQHGFITFADEVYRGLELDPSRRLPGFVDLDERAVSLGVMSKAYGLAGLRIGWIATHDRELYRKMAAFKDYTTICNSAPSEFLAALALRNAAGIIQRNLEIVRSNLDTLDAFFAEHARWFDWQRPPAGTVAFPRLKGTDVDRFCADLVERAGVLLLPGTLYEPGLNHFRVGYGRRNLPQALNQLASYLATS
- a CDS encoding glycine betaine uptake BCCT transporter — translated: MFQDKVFLTSLVIVVVFVLAGVIDPAFLDRTSAALHGAIIAHFGWAYMLSGFFFLVFCLVLALSRYGEIKLGRDHEKPEYTYFGWFSMLFAAGMGIGLIFWGVAEPLSHYMDPPEFIQPETGQAATFAMRYSFFHWGLHPWAIYIVMSLGIAYFSFRRGMPPLISSCFYPMLGDRIYGPIGHFIDIMAVFATIFGIATSLGLGAIQINSGLEHLYGLPSSTGYTLLIILVTTLLFMVSAAVGLDKGIQTLSKTNILLAFVLLLFMLIAGPTSYILNVFTDTIGGYVGNVLEMSLAVNPFLGQEWYKNWTLFYWAWWIAWSPFVGIFVARISRGRTIREFVSGALLVPTLLTFVWFSVFGGASLFLELEQGTNIGMAVQNDVSTGLFLVFDHFPGALILSNAALVLLIVFFVTSADSATFVLGIMTSKGSPNPSLAKKITWGITQSSVAAILLVSGGLTALQRMAITAALPFNFVLLFMCYNIWKALASEARESRLRQYVETST
- a CDS encoding universal stress protein; amino-acid sequence: MLKIIVQPVDLSESLTDVKIRSSFIERFGGREIVLVHVMNPGLGDKDMVQSRLAHLADELNQVGIQAKSVVTQGHVASEITRTAMELAADVIYLPASRKNVLVSSLLGSTTEDVIRLSDIPVFIHKQRPVLVRTEKVHNIVFATDFRKAASRVWLYVRMLGRFVSKLTILHVGERASDPDTEQLRRENVEMLLNELRAKFTDDFQEVALISRIGSPAKHIIDVVEQIQADLVVLGRLNEPFPSKLLGSTCSRVTSGVSSSVLLIP